The following proteins come from a genomic window of Oncorhynchus clarkii lewisi isolate Uvic-CL-2024 chromosome 23, UVic_Ocla_1.0, whole genome shotgun sequence:
- the LOC139381562 gene encoding zinc finger protein 503-like: MITSPAFSVLRNSIAIPVWENSYSGEKGALRINNPFLHLVSPSNPLRQANRIPIKILKMLTARGGHILHPEYLQPLPSTPISPIELDAKKSPLALLAQTCSQIGKPDPPSSSKLSSVTSNGSSDKETKSGPLKMSDIGNEDKSSFKPYSKSSEKNKDSSSSSGSLSGDKASFRVPSATCHPFTPRTGSPSSCHSVSPLPSEGKQGDKEEKNKESDSNKNSTMEGSGSGSHSRISGINGEANQHQETTSGSKVITSDSLTSVSSASSVQLLGSGGLVAPVSPYKPGHTVFPLPPAGMSYPGSLAGAYAGYPQHFLPHGMTLDPTKSSSQLLSAQFAAASQLQCNKAGSPLSRASPPSLMSASLCRDPYCLSYHCASHLSGASSASQCHESSALKSGYPLMYPTHPLHSVHSSPPSFAGHPLYPYGFMLPNDPLPHVCNWVSANGPCDKRFSCSEELLNHLRTHTAFAGTEKLISGYPGSSSLANAAAAAMACHMHMPPNAAPGSPGTLTLRSPHHPLGLSTRYHPYSKSPLPPGASVQMPAATGPYYSPYALYGQRLTTASALGYQ; encoded by the exons ATGATCACATCGCCCGCATTTTCTGTCCTGAGAAATAGTATCGCGATTCCGGTGTGGGAGAACAGTTATTCAGGGGAGAAGGGCGCACTGAGAATAAACAATCCATTTCTTCATCTCGTCTCTCCCTCAAACCCTTTACGGCAGGCTAATCGTATACCCATAAAGATTTTGAAAATGCTTACAGCACGGGGAGGACACATTTTGCACCCGGAGTACCTTCAACCTTTGCCATCAACTCCTATCAGTCCCATCGAG CTGGATGCCAAGAAAAGTCCGTTGGCTCTCTTGGCACAGACCTGCTCACAAATCGGCAAACCAGACCCTCCGTCCTCTTCCAAACTCTCATCTGTAACCTCAAATGGATCTAGTGACAAAGAGACCAAATCCGGACCACTAAAAATGAGTGACATTGGAAATGAAGACAAATCTAGCTTTAAACCCTACTCCAAATCATCGGAGAAGAACAAGGACTCCTCGTCCAGCAGTGGTAGTCTGAGTGGAGATAAAGCTAGTTTCCGAGTGCCTAGCGCCACCTGCCACCCGTTTACCCCCAGGACAGGTAGCCCCAGCTCCTGCCACTCTGTGTCTCCGCTGCCATCTGAGGGTAAGCAGGGAGACAAGGAGGAAAAGAATAAGGAATCTGATAGCAATAAAAACAGCACAATGGAGGGAAGCGGCAGTGGTAGTCACAGCCGGATATCTGGGATTAACGGTGAGGCTAACCAACACCAGGAGACCACCTCTGGATCAAAGGTTATCACATCAGACTCACTCACATCTGTCTCCTCTGCATCATCTGTTCAACTTCTGGGTTCAGGAGGACTCGTAGCGCCAGTCTCCCCCTATAAACCTGGGCACACCGTTTTCCCTCTACCGCCTGCTGGCATGTCCTACCCTGGAAGTTTAGCAGGTGCATATGCAGGCTATCCCCAACACTTTCTCCCTCACGGAATGACTTTAGACCCGACGAAATCTAGCAGTCAACTACTTAGTGCTCAGTTTGCCGCTGCCAGCCAACTTCAGTGTAATAAGGCTGGGAGCCCCTTGTCCAGGGCTTCTCCTCCGTCCCTAATGTCTGCTAGCCTGTGTAGAGACCCGTACTGCCTGAGCTACCACTGCGCAAGCCACTTATCCGGTGCTTCCAGTGCCTCGCAGTGCCATGAGTCCTCGGCTCTGAAGTCAGGATACCCTCTCATGTACCCAACTCACCCTTTGCACAGCGTGCATTCCTCGCCGCCATCCTTTGCTGGACACCCGTTATACCCCTATGGCTTTATGCTCCCAAATGACCCTCTGCCACACGTCTGTAATTGGGTATCGGCTAACGGACCTTGCGACAAACGGTTTTCTTGCTCAGAAGAGCTCCTCAATCACCTAAGGACTCACACTGCTTTTGCGGGGACGGAGAAGTTGATATCAGGATACCCGGGTTCATCATCGCTAGCCAACGCCGCCGCGGCCGCCATGGCTTGCCATATGCACATGCCTCCAAATGCGGCCCCGGGCAGCCCTGGAACGCTCACCCTCAGGAGCCCACATCACCCTCTGGGATTGAGCACGCGCTATCACCCCTATTCAAAGAGCCCCCTGCCCCCCGGCGCGTCGGTTCAGATGCCCGCTGCCACAGGTCCATATTATTCTCCCTATGCCTTGTATGGACAGAGACTCACCACCGCATCGGCGTTAGGATACCAGTAg